In Colletotrichum higginsianum IMI 349063 chromosome 1, whole genome shotgun sequence, one genomic interval encodes:
- a CDS encoding Udp-glucuronosyl udp-glucosyltransferase gives MLSFSGQRRHSHDDDGNDAGPIDPESTESNQLIPARKRRHRVRVQGRLAVVRSVSAANLRPAVSSVAPALPSPVAAAVGGTATPAAAPKFESGVAGSAAAPARGRGMTMRSRERGRGRGRSVDDASSDAGEDDDDARETAVRDRQFRGYGIGGAGNIRRPTEVYGATSKPSSLSSRFSLFNPSGSVPVSGSGSGSGSAAETDRGQWSFRELFARTGERKGKGVA, from the exons AtgctctccttctcgggccagcgccgtcactcccacgacgacgacggcaacgacgcGGGCCCCATCGACCCCGAATCGACCGAGTCGAACCAGCTCATCCCCGCTCGCaaacgccgccaccgcgtCCGCGTCCAGGGAcggctcgccgtcgtccgcagCGTGTCCGCCGCGAACTTGCGGCCCGCCGTGTCGTCAGTGGCCCCGGCGCTGCCATCCCCGGTCGCGGCAGCGGTGGGCGGGACGGCgaccccggcggcggcgcccaagTTCGAGTCAGGAGTCGCCGGCAGCGCAGCAGCGCCCGCACGAGGTAGGGGGATGACCATGAGGAgcagggagagggggagggggagggggaggagcgtcgacgatgcgagcagcgatgccggcgaggacgacgatgacgcgAGGGAGACGGCCGTCAGGGATCGTCAGTTCAGGGGGTACGGCATCGGAGGCGCCGGGAATATCA GGCGGCCGACCGAAGTCTACGGCGCGACATCGAAACCCAGCTCGTTGTCTTCGAGGTTTTCCCTATTCAACCCCTCCGGCTCCGTCCCCgtctccggctccggctccggctccgggtcggcggccgagacggacagAGGACAATGGAGCTTCAGGGAACTTTTCGCCCGGACCGGCGAGCGCAAAGGAAAAGGGGTTGCTTGA